The genomic interval AAGCAGAAGGAAAGACTGCCTCTTTACAGCTAGACAGAAATAATATCGAAAGAATTAGAGAGATCACAGGTTCAATCCTGTTGAAAGATGATGTGGGATTAACAATAGGTCGAAGTGGCGAACATGGAAATATAATGCTTGAAGACAAGGGCATTGTTACAGGAAATGGATCATCTAAAAGGAGAAATAAGGAGTCAATAAAAGCAGTACTTGCCTCCCACAGAGGAAGCATTTACTTTATCTACAAAAAGGCCATTAGGGACAACCAGTCATTAAAAGGTACCGTCGTAATAGAATTTACAATTGCACCAAACGGAGATATTGTCTCAGCACGAATCGAATCAAGCACAGTCCATGACCGGATATTTGAACAACAGGTTTTAAAACGCATCCAGACATGGAAATTCCTCACGGTACCGGAAAGCGGCGACACTGTAATAAAGTACCCATTGGAGTTTGAAATTGAGTAGGTCTGCATTGATCATCAGGGCTACTACAAAAAGAATCCTGGAAGATATAAATAT from Nitrospirota bacterium carries:
- a CDS encoding energy transducer TonB — translated: MKNMLTILLTVYFTYVQCVRSVLFAKAATGLHCQIAASAVTHINIEFNRAVALNAGLMKAIGPGRLVDKIVDYDDIKNAIYAPSLKISATWGEAEGKTASLQLDRNNIERIREITGSILLKDDVGLTIGRSGEHGNIMLEDKGIVTGNGSSKRRNKESIKAVLASHRGSIYFIYKKAIRDNQSLKGTVVIEFTIAPNGDIVSARIESSTVHDRIFEQQVLKRIQTWKFLTVPESGDTVIKYPLEFEIE